A stretch of Pogona vitticeps strain Pit_001003342236 chromosome 5, PviZW2.1, whole genome shotgun sequence DNA encodes these proteins:
- the PGM2 gene encoding phosphopentomutase: MAASAAEAPLAQAAAEQWLLWDQNPKTLEMVKQMVAKGNKEEIQQCFGSRMEFGTAGLRAAMGPGTSRMNDLTVIQTTQGFCRYLEKSFSDVRSRGVIIGYDARAHPSSGGSSKRFARLAATTFISQGIPVYLFSSITPTPFVPYTVTHLKLSAGIMVTASHNPKQDNGYKVYWENGSQIIEPHDKGIAQAIEENLEPWPQAWDDSLVDQSLLLHDPYASINKDYFKDIQKHCFHRNINKETKLKFVHTSVHGVGHEFVQSAFKAFDFSPPFAVPEQKDPDPEFPTVKYPNPEEGKGVLTLSFALAEKEGAQIILANDPDADRLAVAEKQESGEWKVFSGNELGALLGWWIFTCWKKQNRNPDAVKDVYMLSSTVSSKILRAIALKEGFHFEETLTGFKWMGNRAKQLIDQGKNVLFAFEEAIGYMCSPTVLDKDGVSAAVITAEMSSFLATKNESLSQQLKNIYNEYGYHVTKASYFICYDQKTIKELFEKLRNYDGKNTYPKACGRFSVSGVRDLTTGYDSNQSDKKAVLPTSKSSQMITFTFNNGCVATMRTSGTEPKIKYYAELCAPPGNSDFEKLKKELDELVCAIEKYFFEPEKNKLQSKPE, from the exons AATCCTAAAACATTGGAAATGGTCAAGCAAATGGTtgcaaaaggaaataaagaagaaatccaACAATGTTTTGGTTCACGAATGGAATTTGGAACTGCAGGACTTCGAGCAGCCATGGGGCCAGGAACTTCTCGAATGAATGATTTGACTGTTATTCAGACCACTCAG GGATTTTGTAGGTACCTCGAAAAAAGTTTCAGTGATGTGAGGAGCAGAGGTGTAATAATTGGCTATGATGCTCGGGCTCATCCTTCAAGCGGGGGTAGTAGCAAAAG ATTTGCAAGACTTGCTGCAACAACGTTCATTAGTCAGGGTATTCCTGTGTACCTTTTCTCTAGTATAACACCAACTCCTTTTGTG CCCTATACGGTGACACACCTGAAACTTTCTGCTGGCATTATGGTTACTGCATCCCATAACCCTAAACAAGATAATGGATACAAG GTGTATTGGGAAAATGGTTCTCAGATTATTGAACCTCATGACAAAGGAATTGCTCAAGCTATTGAAGAAAACCTAGAGCCATGGCCTCAAGCTTGGGATGACAGCTTGGTAGATCAAAGCTTACTTCTCCATGACCCTTATGCGTCTATTAACAAAGACTACTTCAAAGATATACAGAAGCACTGCTTTCACAG GAATATAAACAAGGAGACAAAGCTGAAATTTGTCCATACTTCTGTGCACGGTGTAGGCCATGAATTTGTGCAATCAGCCTTTAAGGCATTTGACTTTAGCCCTCCATTTGCTGTTCCTGAACAGAAGGACCCTGATCCAGAATTTCCAACAGTAAAATATCCAAATCCTGAGGAGGGTAAAGGCGTACTG ACGTTATCTTTTGCTTTAGCGGAAAAAGAAGGAGCACAGATTATTTTAGCAAATGACCCAGATGCTGACCGGCTTGCTGTTGCAGAGAAACAAGAAAG TGGAGAATGGAAAGTGTTTTCTGGCAATGAATTGGGAGCTCTTTTGGGCTGGTGGATCTTCACTTGCTGGAAAAAGCAGAATCGGAATCCTGATGCTGTTAAAGATGTGTACATGCTCTCTAGTACGGTATCATCTAAAATCTTAAGAGCAATTGCACTTAAAGAAGGCTTCCACTTTGAG GAAACGCTTACAGGATTCAAGTGGATGGGAAATCGAGCCAAGCAGCTCATAGACCAGGGGAAAAATGTCTTATTTGCCTTTGAAGAAGCTATTG GCTATATGTGTAGCCCCACAGTCTTGGATAAAGATGGTGTCAGTGCTGCTGTCATAACTGCAGAGATGTCAAGTTTCTTGGCAACTAAAAATGAATCTTTATCCCAGCAACTGAAAAATATTTACAATGA GTATGGCTACCATGTTACCAAAGCTTCGTATTTTATTTGTTATGATCAAAAGACTATTAAGGAGCTGTTTGAGAAGCTTAGAAATTATGACGGGAAGAATACTTATCCCAAAGCCTGTGGGAGATTTTCAGTGTCTGGAGTCAGAGATCTAACTACAGGTTACGACAGTAACCAATCTGATAAAAAAGCC GTGCTCCCTACAAGCAAGAGCAGCCAAATGATAACGTTTACATTTAATAATGGATGTGTGGCTACAATGCGAACTAGTGGGACTGAACCAAAAATCAAATACTATGCAGAGCTTTGTGCTCCTCCTGGGAACAG TGACTTTGAGAAGTTGAAGAAAGAGCTGGATGAACTGGTCTGTGctattgaaaaatatttctttgagCCAGAGAAGAATAAGCTGCAGTCCAAGCCAGAGTAA